The following proteins come from a genomic window of Campylobacter concisus:
- a CDS encoding TerC/Alx family metal homeostasis membrane protein: MNALEIQTIIVFLLMASLAFGIDLFAHKHDEKISLKQAGIWSIFWIGVSVLFGIYLYFERGSEIASLYFAGYALEKSLSVDNLFVMMAIFSWFKIPEIYRHRVLYFGVIGAMIFRLIFVAVGTMLFAISPWMELIFAAIVAYSAVMMIKKDKCDEDIKDYSNHIAYRAVYRFFPVLPQLFGHSFFVKFSEISKQISDSQKTTLNDQILRLKATWIATPLFLCLCVIELSDVIFAFDSVPAVIAVSKDPVIVYSAMIFAILGLRTLYFVLEALKNFLKYLEISVIVLLFFIVAKLAVNATTHIFHHGFEISAQISLFIILAILGVGVLVSLVKK, translated from the coding sequence TTGAACGCATTAGAAATTCAAACAATTATAGTTTTTCTGCTAATGGCATCACTTGCCTTTGGAATAGATCTTTTTGCTCATAAACATGATGAGAAAATTTCACTAAAACAAGCTGGCATTTGGTCTATCTTTTGGATAGGAGTTTCAGTACTTTTTGGCATATATTTATATTTTGAGCGAGGCAGTGAGATAGCAAGTCTTTATTTTGCAGGATATGCGCTAGAAAAATCTCTCTCGGTAGATAATCTTTTTGTGATGATGGCGATTTTTTCATGGTTTAAGATACCTGAAATTTACCGCCACAGAGTGCTTTATTTTGGCGTTATAGGAGCTATGATATTTAGGCTCATCTTTGTAGCCGTAGGTACGATGCTTTTTGCCATCTCACCTTGGATGGAGCTAATATTTGCAGCAATAGTCGCATATAGTGCCGTAATGATGATAAAAAAAGATAAGTGCGATGAAGATATAAAAGATTATTCAAACCACATAGCTTATAGGGCAGTTTATCGCTTCTTTCCGGTTTTACCACAGCTTTTTGGACATAGCTTTTTTGTTAAATTTAGCGAAATTTCTAAGCAAATTTCAGATAGTCAAAAAACTACTCTTAACGATCAAATTTTAAGGCTAAAAGCCACTTGGATAGCAACACCATTATTTTTGTGTCTTTGCGTGATTGAGCTAAGCGATGTGATATTTGCTTTTGATAGCGTTCCAGCCGTCATTGCTGTGAGCAAAGATCCTGTGATTGTTTATTCAGCAATGATATTTGCGATACTTGGGCTAAGAACGCTTTATTTTGTGCTTGAAGCACTCAAAAATTTTTTAAAGTATTTAGAAATTTCTGTGATCGTGCTTTTGTTTTTTATCGTAGCAAAGCTAGCTGTAAATGCGACTACTCATATCTTTCATCACGGATTTGAAATTTCTGCACAAATTAGCCTTTTTATCATTCTAGCCATCCTTGGAGTTGGTGTCCTAGTAAGTTTGGTTAAAAAATAA
- a CDS encoding molybdopterin molybdotransferase MoeA translates to MKDFMSYADSLKILKDTINEWDKIEKVAITDALDRNIAYDVTAAENYPAKPVSAMDGYAFAFKDGLSELELITDLPAGSDKGLVIEGSKCVKTFTGSLMSEGTDTLVPVENVEVVGSKILIKKSVPKGFAVREVGESYKKGEILIKKGTRLTYSEIALLAELGHFHISVFIRPRVAILATGSEIKDLGEPLENPAQIHSSNHVGIAMQILKMGAEPVLCEIVRDKAELVEKAIINALKSADILVTTGGISMGDYDFVKGALNENFSLIIEGAAIKPGRHIRVAKSGDKYIFALPGFPYSAMVMCVLYVRVLINAWFGQEEPKITAIMDEDYKKRSPFLEFTAVNLENREGKNFVNLNGKKLGSSAIVNNLTNKAALLMIPMDKEILKKGEIVEVLMMPC, encoded by the coding sequence ATGAAAGATTTTATGAGTTATGCAGATAGCCTAAAAATTTTAAAAGATACTATAAACGAGTGGGATAAGATCGAAAAAGTGGCCATTACGGACGCACTTGATAGAAATATCGCCTACGATGTGACAGCCGCTGAAAATTACCCAGCAAAGCCAGTTTCAGCGATGGATGGATACGCTTTTGCCTTTAAAGATGGTCTAAGCGAGCTTGAGCTCATCACAGACCTACCTGCTGGAAGCGACAAAGGACTAGTCATAGAGGGTAGTAAATGTGTAAAAACTTTCACTGGCTCACTAATGAGCGAAGGCACTGATACTCTTGTGCCAGTAGAAAATGTCGAGGTTGTCGGATCAAAAATACTCATCAAAAAGAGCGTGCCAAAGGGCTTTGCCGTGCGTGAAGTGGGTGAGAGCTACAAAAAAGGTGAAATTTTAATCAAAAAAGGCACTCGTCTAACCTACTCCGAAATAGCACTTCTTGCTGAGCTTGGCCACTTTCACATAAGCGTTTTCATACGCCCAAGAGTGGCGATACTTGCAACTGGTAGCGAGATAAAAGACCTTGGCGAGCCATTAGAAAATCCAGCACAAATTCATAGCTCAAATCACGTAGGCATCGCTATGCAGATACTCAAAATGGGTGCAGAGCCGGTCCTTTGCGAGATCGTAAGAGACAAGGCCGAGCTTGTCGAAAAAGCGATAATAAACGCACTAAAATCAGCTGATATATTAGTGACAACTGGTGGCATAAGTATGGGGGACTATGACTTTGTAAAAGGCGCTTTAAATGAAAATTTTAGTCTTATCATCGAAGGTGCTGCCATAAAACCGGGCCGTCATATCAGAGTGGCAAAATCAGGCGACAAATATATCTTTGCACTGCCAGGATTTCCGTACTCGGCAATGGTTATGTGTGTGCTTTACGTGAGGGTCTTAATAAATGCGTGGTTTGGTCAAGAAGAGCCAAAGATCACGGCGATAATGGACGAAGACTATAAAAAGCGTTCGCCATTTTTAGAATTTACGGCTGTAAATTTAGAAAATCGTGAAGGAAAAAATTTTGTAAATCTAAATGGCAAAAAGCTTGGCAGTTCAGCGATAGTAAATAATTTAACAAACAAGGCTGCACTTTTAATGATCCCAATGGATAAAGAAATTCTCAAAAAAGGCGAGATAGTAGAAGTATTGATGATGCCTTGTTAA
- the yedE gene encoding YedE family putative selenium transporter, producing the protein MNKTVLYIIAGASLGILGPVLVYFGNPANMGVCAACFLRDSVGAFGFHQAKVVQYLRPEILGLIIGGFLASLLWSRNFTPVSGSAAFSRFFLGVFAMIGCLIFLGCPWRAFLRLGGGDMTAIAGLVGLFAGVFVGRFFKKNGYVIPENDATTKPVAFLPLIIAILLLAALVFGLKLGDNGALFSSEKGPGSQHANIFISLICAIVIGIFMQRSKFCSVGAISKVFERDLSMFYGIVSIIVFASITNLVLGQYKFGFEAQPIAHNDVLWNFLGMSLAGLCFSLSYGCPGKHLVQMGAGNLSSAVFVLGMGAGAAISHNFILASSGDGITPYAPYAVAIGFIYAIYVGVFTKKA; encoded by the coding sequence ATGAATAAAACAGTGCTTTACATCATTGCAGGTGCAAGCCTTGGCATTCTTGGCCCAGTGCTTGTTTATTTTGGCAACCCAGCAAACATGGGCGTTTGCGCGGCTTGCTTTTTAAGAGATAGTGTAGGTGCTTTTGGTTTTCATCAAGCCAAAGTGGTACAGTATCTAAGGCCTGAAATTTTAGGGCTTATCATTGGAGGCTTTTTAGCTAGCCTGCTTTGGAGCAGAAATTTTACTCCAGTATCTGGCAGTGCAGCATTTTCTAGATTTTTCCTAGGTGTGTTTGCTATGATTGGTTGCCTTATCTTTTTGGGTTGCCCATGGAGAGCGTTTTTGCGCCTTGGCGGCGGAGATATGACTGCTATTGCTGGTCTTGTCGGTCTATTTGCCGGCGTTTTTGTTGGACGATTTTTCAAGAAAAATGGTTACGTTATACCTGAAAATGATGCCACTACAAAACCAGTTGCATTTTTGCCATTAATCATTGCTATTTTGCTTTTAGCAGCCCTTGTCTTTGGCTTAAAGCTTGGCGATAATGGTGCTTTATTTAGCTCAGAAAAAGGCCCAGGTTCACAGCACGCAAATATCTTTATCTCACTTATTTGCGCCATTGTTATTGGCATTTTTATGCAAAGAAGCAAATTTTGCTCGGTTGGAGCGATTAGTAAAGTTTTTGAGCGTGATCTTTCAATGTTTTATGGCATTGTATCTATCATCGTTTTTGCAAGTATCACAAATTTAGTTCTTGGACAATATAAATTTGGCTTTGAAGCTCAACCTATCGCTCATAATGATGTTCTTTGGAATTTCTTAGGCATGAGCTTGGCTGGTCTTTGCTTTAGCCTAAGTTATGGCTGCCCAGGCAAACATTTAGTGCAAATGGGAGCTGGAAATTTAAGCTCAGCTGTATTTGTTTTAGGCATGGGAGCAGGTGCCGCGATAAGCCACAACTTCATACTTGCAAGCTCAGGAGATGGCATCACTCCTTACGCTCCATATGCCGTAGCGATCGGCTTTATCTATGCTATTTATGTCGGAGTTTTTACTAAAAAAGCATAA
- a CDS encoding TonB-dependent receptor codes for MKFSILASSLIFSSLWALDTNNSDYSVVLPTIEVEGISEQNTLKGYIAYDSADINRNGLSNKETPQTIENIDIQKNRNYGTNDLSSILEGNAGIDASYDMRGENIRIRGFSVDGGDIYRDGVRDSGQIRRSTANVERVEILKGPASILYGRSDGGAVVNLVSKKANFMPVYKLSGRVGSWSRYGGGVDINHVVNNQLAARLTTDMERGKSWREGVKYKNFMISPSIIVTNDGGTVSFEAQYTYDNAWRVPDRMPTKSVYDKLGIDYTKGFSHDGDFVEDKLHFFRTELNAQLVKDINLKWVFGYRKASQNFDHYFSGTIMPGNRLKQNYAKQQTDNDTLSNAITLTKELEFTRFKHNLTFGYDNSVETRHPRLWYDKAKNVTINPYASRLSWGSVGYMPLTTDNKHKAINNGVFLEDLISLDDKYRLLLGGRFDFYEFKTRDINGKTNSYKGDSFSPRVGLLWDFLPEHTAYASYSKSFAPYGGRGNIGISTGDTTMLDLKPQNNEQYEIGLKSTWADNRFSSNLAIFQIEHNNIRYQPDSKNDPYTWAVRGKERSRGIELNILGQIYENLYLRSSLGYMRAIIASDKSNPLNEKLSLKNTTNWQGNVFLRYAKNDKWYVESGVTGYSKRYSYEVTKTSVTDQHLPGFVRLDASAGYNFNEHAQITLAINNILNKKYWRSDSRPGDERSFMLNMHYTF; via the coding sequence ATGAAGTTTAGTATACTTGCTTCATCACTGATCTTTAGCTCGCTGTGGGCTTTAGATACAAATAACAGTGATTATTCAGTTGTTTTACCAACTATCGAGGTGGAAGGTATCTCGGAGCAAAATACCCTAAAAGGTTATATCGCGTATGATAGCGCGGATATCAATAGGAATGGACTCAGCAACAAAGAGACGCCACAAACTATCGAAAATATCGATATACAAAAGAATAGAAACTATGGCACAAACGATCTTTCAAGTATCCTAGAAGGAAATGCTGGTATTGATGCAAGCTATGATATGAGAGGCGAGAACATCAGGATAAGAGGCTTTAGTGTTGATGGCGGTGATATATATAGAGATGGTGTTAGAGACTCTGGCCAGATAAGACGCAGTACAGCAAATGTTGAGAGAGTTGAAATTTTAAAAGGACCAGCATCGATCTTGTATGGAAGAAGTGACGGCGGTGCGGTTGTAAATTTGGTTAGTAAAAAGGCAAATTTTATGCCTGTTTACAAGCTCTCAGGCAGGGTTGGTAGCTGGAGCAGATATGGCGGTGGTGTTGATATAAATCATGTAGTAAATAATCAATTAGCCGCAAGACTAACGACTGATATGGAGCGTGGAAAATCATGGAGAGAGGGCGTAAAATATAAAAATTTTATGATAAGTCCAAGTATTATTGTGACAAATGATGGTGGAACGGTGAGCTTTGAGGCGCAATACACATATGATAATGCTTGGCGCGTACCTGATAGAATGCCAACAAAAAGTGTCTATGACAAACTTGGTATCGACTATACAAAGGGATTTTCTCACGATGGAGACTTTGTTGAAGATAAGCTTCATTTCTTCCGTACTGAGCTAAATGCGCAACTAGTAAAGGATATAAATTTAAAATGGGTTTTTGGATACAGAAAAGCTAGTCAAAATTTTGATCATTATTTTAGTGGTACCATCATGCCTGGAAATAGATTAAAGCAAAACTATGCTAAACAACAAACCGATAATGACACGCTCTCAAATGCTATAACACTTACAAAAGAGCTTGAATTTACAAGATTTAAGCATAATCTTACTTTTGGATATGACAACAGCGTAGAAACTCGCCATCCAAGGCTTTGGTATGACAAAGCAAAAAATGTAACCATAAATCCATACGCATCAAGATTAAGTTGGGGTAGCGTGGGCTACATGCCGCTTACGACAGACAACAAACACAAAGCTATAAATAATGGAGTATTTTTAGAAGATCTAATAAGCCTAGATGATAAATATAGGCTACTTCTTGGTGGCAGGTTTGACTTTTATGAGTTTAAGACAAGAGACATAAATGGTAAAACAAATAGCTATAAAGGGGATTCTTTTAGTCCAAGAGTTGGCCTATTGTGGGATTTTTTGCCAGAGCATACCGCATACGCTTCATACTCAAAGAGCTTTGCCCCTTATGGTGGTCGCGGAAATATAGGTATAAGTACAGGCGATACAACGATGCTTGATCTAAAACCACAAAATAACGAGCAATACGAAATCGGCTTAAAAAGCACATGGGCTGATAATAGATTTAGCTCAAATCTTGCGATATTTCAGATCGAGCATAATAATATAAGATACCAACCAGATTCTAAAAATGATCCATATACATGGGCAGTTCGCGGCAAGGAGCGCAGCCGCGGTATCGAGCTAAACATCTTGGGTCAAATTTATGAGAATTTATACTTGCGTAGCTCTCTTGGATATATGAGAGCTATTATCGCAAGTGATAAGTCAAATCCATTAAACGAAAAACTTAGTCTAAAAAATACAACTAACTGGCAGGGAAATGTTTTTTTAAGATATGCTAAAAACGATAAATGGTATGTCGAAAGTGGCGTAACAGGATACTCTAAAAGATATAGTTACGAAGTAACTAAAACAAGCGTAACCGATCAACACTTGCCCGGCTTTGTAAGGCTTGATGCAAGTGCTGGATATAACTTTAATGAACACGCTCAAATAACACTGGCAATAAATAATATCTTAAATAAAAAATACTGGCGTTCTGATTCAAGACCGGGCGACGAGAGATCGTTTATGCTAAATATGCACTACACTTTTTAA
- a CDS encoding peptidylprolyl isomerase, which translates to MKKLLFLAAGMLSALNLYSAQMINGIAAIVENEPITLYEVYSLKEQLRASEQDALNLLIRDRLEDAQIKNLNISVTPFELNDRIESIAKQNGMTNSQFRSSIQAQGMDFLEFKNNIEKKMLQEKLYKSILAEAGKNVNEQKAKMYFDANPDKFKVFSTARVVVYRAKDPELLEAQKTSPKLLDGVQTQEVSLDYQSIDPRLAAIISSTNNGDYTQPLQGPDSFDMFLVKEKIGSYTPSFADVKDNVINELYQGEQEKLMADYFDKLRAKAKIQILR; encoded by the coding sequence ATGAAAAAATTGCTCTTTTTGGCTGCTGGCATGCTAAGTGCTTTAAATTTATATTCGGCTCAGATGATAAACGGTATCGCAGCTATTGTAGAGAACGAACCAATCACGCTTTATGAAGTTTATAGCTTGAAAGAACAGCTAAGAGCTAGCGAACAAGATGCTTTAAATTTACTCATAAGAGATAGGCTCGAAGATGCTCAAATAAAAAATTTAAACATTAGTGTAACGCCATTTGAGCTAAACGATAGAATCGAATCGATCGCAAAGCAAAATGGCATGACAAATTCGCAGTTTAGAAGCTCTATCCAAGCTCAAGGCATGGACTTTTTGGAGTTTAAAAACAACATAGAAAAAAAGATGCTTCAAGAAAAGCTTTATAAAAGCATCTTGGCTGAAGCTGGTAAAAATGTAAATGAGCAAAAAGCAAAGATGTATTTTGATGCTAATCCTGATAAATTTAAGGTCTTTAGCACCGCTAGAGTCGTAGTTTATAGAGCAAAAGATCCTGAGCTACTTGAGGCTCAAAAGACAAGTCCGAAGCTGCTAGACGGCGTGCAAACACAAGAGGTTAGTTTGGACTATCAAAGCATAGATCCAAGGCTTGCTGCGATCATCTCAAGCACAAATAACGGTGACTACACACAGCCTTTGCAAGGGCCTGACAGCTTTGATATGTTTTTAGTAAAAGAGAAGATCGGCTCATATACTCCAAGCTTTGCAGATGTTAAGGATAATGTTATAAACGAGCTTTATCAAGGTGAGCAAGAAAAACTTATGGCTGATTATTTTGACAAACTCCGCGCAAAAGCAAAGATTCAAATTTTAAGATAA
- the gltX gene encoding glutamate--tRNA ligase: protein MIVTRFAPSPTGYLHIGGLRTALYNYLYARANNGKFLLRIEDTDLKRNSEEATQAIKEAFAWCKLDHDGEVTYQSKRFDLYKEYVKKLLEEGKAYKCYMSKDELEELRASQEARKERPKYDNRYRDFTGTPPAGIEPVIRIKAPLSGEIVIHDGIKGEVKFKVEDILDDFIIARSDGTPTYNFTVVIDDALMGVTDVIRGDDHLSNTPKQIVLYEALGFKVPKFYHVAMINGEDGKKLSKRHGATDVMEYKKMGYLPEALLNFLVRLGWSHGDDEIFTIEDMLKYFNPNDINKSSSTYNAQKLDWLNSHYIKTLPYERLAQDMLEFGVDFKALVKGELLLNSLRERSKTLIEMANSANAIINSPKSYDEKAWAKFINENSKEILAKFAQILDRDLDAKGYEELTNKFLEQNGLKLKDLAQALRIALTGSSVSPSIFEVLEVVGSSETKNRIQNLLKEEK, encoded by the coding sequence ATGATAGTTACTAGATTTGCTCCGTCGCCTACTGGATACCTACATATAGGCGGACTTAGGACAGCCCTTTATAATTATTTATATGCAAGAGCTAATAATGGAAAATTTTTACTTCGTATCGAAGATACTGACCTAAAACGAAACTCAGAAGAGGCCACGCAAGCCATAAAAGAGGCATTTGCTTGGTGTAAGCTTGATCACGACGGCGAAGTGACATATCAGTCAAAGAGGTTTGATCTTTACAAAGAGTATGTTAAAAAACTACTTGAAGAAGGCAAAGCATATAAATGCTATATGAGCAAGGATGAGCTTGAGGAGCTTAGAGCCAGCCAAGAGGCTAGAAAAGAGCGCCCAAAATATGATAATAGATATAGAGATTTTACTGGCACGCCTCCAGCTGGCATCGAGCCAGTCATCCGTATAAAAGCCCCGCTTAGCGGCGAGATCGTCATACATGATGGCATAAAAGGCGAGGTTAAATTTAAGGTTGAAGACATATTAGATGACTTCATCATCGCTAGAAGTGACGGCACACCGACTTATAACTTCACGGTCGTAATAGATGACGCATTAATGGGCGTAACAGACGTCATCCGTGGTGATGATCACCTCTCAAATACCCCAAAACAGATCGTTCTTTACGAGGCACTTGGCTTTAAGGTTCCAAAATTTTATCACGTCGCTATGATAAACGGCGAGGATGGCAAAAAGCTTAGCAAAAGGCACGGCGCAACTGATGTTATGGAGTATAAAAAGATGGGCTACCTGCCTGAAGCGCTCTTAAATTTTCTCGTTCGTCTTGGCTGGAGCCACGGCGATGATGAGATTTTTACTATTGAAGATATGCTTAAATACTTCAATCCAAACGATATCAACAAAAGCTCAAGCACTTATAACGCTCAAAAGCTTGACTGGCTAAATTCTCACTACATCAAGACCTTGCCTTATGAGAGGCTAGCACAAGATATGCTTGAATTTGGCGTGGATTTTAAGGCTTTGGTAAAGGGTGAGCTACTTCTAAATTCGCTCCGTGAGAGATCAAAGACACTAATCGAAATGGCAAATAGCGCAAATGCGATCATCAACTCTCCAAAAAGCTACGATGAGAAAGCTTGGGCTAAATTTATAAATGAAAATAGCAAAGAAATCTTGGCTAAATTTGCTCAAATTTTAGACCGTGACCTTGACGCTAAGGGCTACGAGGAGCTAACTAATAAATTTTTAGAGCAAAATGGCTTAAAGCTAAAAGACCTAGCTCAGGCTCTAAGAATAGCGCTAACTGGCTCAAGCGTGAGCCCAAGCATCTTTGAAGTGCTTGAAGTAGTGGGCAGTAGCGAGACGAAAAATAGAATACAAAATTTATTAAAGGAAGAAAAATGA
- a CDS encoding malic enzyme-like NAD(P)-binding protein has translation MTHVTKEEALNYHIGGKIEIKVKTPCETSRDLSMAYTPGVAEPCKEIEADNELAYKYTNKANLVAVITDGTAVLGLGDIGAIAGKPVMEGKSVLFKKFANVDAFDIELDEHDPDKIVEICKALAPTFGGINLEDIRAPKCFEIERKLQEAVDIPVMHDDQHGTAMITSAGMINAMEISGKDISKIKIVVSGAGAAGIACAKMYKALGAKHIVMIDSKGVIHSKRTDLTPEKVEFALETEDRTLADAMRGADMFLGLSKPGVLTKEMVASMNKEPIIFALANPVPEIYPEDVEAVRSDVMMGTGRSDYPNQVNNVLGFPFIFRGALDVRAKKITENMKMAAARALAQLAKEPVPAEVLKASGVSELKFGKEYIIPKPFDKRVLTAVAPAVAKAAVEDGVARVKDFDVEAYKAKLAKGF, from the coding sequence ATGACACATGTAACTAAAGAAGAAGCACTAAACTACCACATAGGCGGTAAGATCGAGATAAAGGTAAAGACGCCTTGCGAGACATCAAGAGACCTTTCAATGGCCTATACGCCTGGCGTTGCAGAGCCTTGCAAAGAGATAGAAGCTGACAATGAACTAGCTTATAAATATACAAATAAAGCAAATCTAGTAGCCGTCATCACTGATGGTACAGCTGTTCTTGGACTTGGCGATATCGGCGCTATCGCTGGTAAGCCAGTTATGGAAGGAAAGTCAGTTTTATTTAAAAAATTTGCAAATGTTGATGCCTTTGACATCGAGCTAGACGAGCATGATCCTGATAAGATCGTTGAGATTTGCAAGGCTCTTGCTCCGACATTTGGCGGTATAAATTTAGAAGATATCCGTGCTCCAAAGTGCTTTGAGATCGAGAGAAAGCTTCAAGAAGCAGTCGATATCCCAGTCATGCACGACGATCAGCACGGCACAGCGATGATAACAAGCGCTGGTATGATAAATGCGATGGAAATTTCTGGCAAAGATATATCTAAGATAAAAATCGTAGTTAGCGGCGCAGGTGCGGCTGGCATAGCGTGCGCGAAGATGTATAAAGCGCTTGGCGCAAAACACATCGTGATGATAGATAGTAAAGGCGTCATTCACTCAAAAAGAACAGACCTAACGCCTGAAAAGGTAGAGTTCGCGCTTGAAACTGAGGATAGAACTTTGGCTGATGCGATGAGGGGTGCTGATATGTTTTTAGGTCTTTCTAAGCCTGGTGTGCTTACAAAAGAGATGGTTGCGTCAATGAATAAAGAGCCTATCATCTTTGCTTTGGCAAACCCAGTGCCTGAAATTTATCCAGAGGACGTTGAGGCTGTAAGAAGTGACGTTATGATGGGCACAGGCAGAAGCGACTATCCTAACCAAGTAAATAACGTGCTAGGTTTCCCATTTATCTTTAGAGGCGCGCTTGACGTTAGGGCTAAAAAGATCACTGAAAATATGAAAATGGCTGCAGCTAGAGCGCTTGCGCAGCTTGCAAAAGAGCCAGTACCAGCTGAAGTTTTAAAAGCAAGTGGTGTTAGCGAGCTAAAATTTGGCAAAGAGTACATCATCCCAAAACCATTTGATAAACGTGTGCTAACAGCAGTTGCTCCAGCAGTTGCAAAAGCTGCGGTTGAAGATGGTGTAGCGAGAGTAAAAGATTTTGATGTTGAGGCTTACAAAGCCAAGCTTGCAAAAGGATTTTAA
- the upp gene encoding uracil phosphoribosyltransferase: MQNVKLISHPLIEHKLTILRDKNTQPFQFRMLVDEISYLMIFEATRNLKVKDVKVQTPVAVADAKRLTTKVMICPILRAALGMLDSVFTIIPDASVGFLGFQRNEETAQAEFFYAKLPKDAKERMAIIIDPMFATGGTAIDAVKFLREKGVKEIKFISIIAAPEGLKRFSEIYPDVEVYTASIDEKLNEKNYIVPGLGDAGDRVFNTL, translated from the coding sequence ATGCAAAACGTTAAACTCATCTCGCACCCACTGATTGAGCATAAATTAACCATTCTACGTGATAAAAACACCCAACCTTTTCAGTTTCGTATGCTAGTTGATGAGATCAGTTATCTTATGATCTTTGAAGCGACTAGAAATTTAAAGGTAAAAGATGTCAAAGTCCAAACCCCAGTTGCGGTAGCAGATGCAAAAAGGCTTACTACAAAGGTGATGATATGTCCTATTTTAAGGGCTGCTCTTGGTATGCTTGATAGTGTTTTTACCATCATCCCAGATGCGAGTGTGGGCTTTTTGGGTTTTCAGCGAAACGAAGAGACCGCTCAGGCTGAGTTTTTCTACGCAAAGCTTCCAAAAGACGCAAAAGAGCGCATGGCGATCATCATCGATCCTATGTTTGCAACTGGCGGCACGGCGATAGATGCGGTCAAATTCTTGCGTGAAAAGGGCGTTAAAGAGATCAAATTTATCTCTATCATCGCCGCACCTGAGGGGTTAAAGAGATTTAGCGAAATTTACCCAGACGTCGAGGTCTATACGGCATCGATTGATGAGAAACTAAACGAGAAAAACTATATCGTTCCAGGTCTTGGTGATGCTGGCGATAGAGTTTTTAACACACTTTAA
- a CDS encoding ribonuclease domain-containing protein has protein sequence MNKRLLPALVAFVIAIIVGTFFFSKEGDEANKNAQILLEQLNKEGQKSQSLAENGSYTSKDEVALYIYKFNKLPKNFITKKEALELGWDAKSGNLWQISGGKSIGGDRFSNREKRLPEADGRKWFECDVNYNGGRRGAERILYSNDGLIYYTPDHYEHFYLLYEKRMQ, from the coding sequence TTGAACAAAAGACTTTTGCCAGCCCTAGTTGCCTTTGTCATCGCTATCATCGTTGGCACCTTCTTTTTTTCAAAAGAGGGCGACGAGGCGAACAAAAACGCTCAAATTTTACTTGAGCAGCTAAACAAAGAGGGACAAAAGAGCCAGAGCCTCGCAGAAAATGGCTCGTACACTTCAAAAGATGAGGTCGCACTTTATATCTATAAATTTAACAAGCTACCAAAGAATTTCATAACCAAAAAAGAGGCACTTGAACTTGGCTGGGATGCAAAAAGCGGAAATTTATGGCAGATAAGCGGCGGCAAAAGTATCGGCGGAGATAGATTTTCAAACAGAGAAAAGAGGCTGCCAGAAGCTGATGGTAGAAAGTGGTTTGAGTGCGATGTAAATTATAATGGTGGTAGGCGCGGCGCTGAGAGAATTTTATACTCAAACGACGGGCTTATCTACTACACGCCTGATCACTACGAGCATTTTTACCTGCTTTATGAGAAGAGGATGCAATGA
- a CDS encoding barstar family protein, with the protein MKSVILDAKKMLEKEKMHEYIAKKFELPEYYGRNLDALFDSLCEISEPTFIKLKNENSLDDSTKESLALLFRDVCNENKMVKFELVKDEK; encoded by the coding sequence ATGAAAAGCGTGATCTTAGATGCCAAAAAGATGCTTGAAAAAGAAAAAATGCATGAGTATATTGCCAAGAAATTTGAGCTACCAGAGTACTACGGCAGAAATTTAGACGCACTCTTTGACTCTCTCTGCGAGATAAGTGAGCCAACATTTATAAAGCTAAAAAATGAAAATTCTTTGGATGATAGTACAAAAGAGAGCCTAGCCCTGCTATTTCGCGATGTTTGCAACGAAAACAAGATGGTTAAATTTGAGCTTGTAAAAGATGAAAAATGA